Proteins from a single region of Chrysemys picta bellii isolate R12L10 chromosome 25, ASM1138683v2, whole genome shotgun sequence:
- the DUS3L gene encoding LOW QUALITY PROTEIN: tRNA-dihydrouridine(47) synthase [NAD(P)(+)]-like (The sequence of the model RefSeq protein was modified relative to this genomic sequence to represent the inferred CDS: inserted 1 base in 1 codon) — protein MEAAGAGVAPIRAQYLTSKDQFHAYLKAKRESRNQENNQDDVREEDPSSNDQTEPPAKQMKLDGGDQVRKQGSQEEVVKEEEKKPQEQKRARGQNKSRPCMKPNHYEKDRLCQSVIQECAEKCYFGSQCXFLHDVGEYMAAKPSDLGDSCVLFKTFGKCIYGVTCRFARAHLGEDYRNIINEDLVKQWEGKPLVRNSLSKELQQRLRKKKVCFDKSSEYLRHLGKPSSTGNAGNKAAGNSMGEKGMTNCTASKGNAEGVDVLPPGEEAPECLAVSEKGEAPESMVLQSSCLADASKDSTLKTIGPVTDEDVIKLRLCEKKRLAIQGKLYLAPLTTCGNLPFRRICKRFGADVTCGEMAVCTNLLQGQSSEWALLKRHYTEDLFGVQLEGAFPDTMTRCAELLNQTIEMDFVDINVGCPIDLVYKKGGGCALMNRSNKFEQIVRGMNSVLDVPLTVKIRTGVQEKVNLAHKVIPNIRRWGASMVTLHGRSREQRYTKVADWEYIAECAKLASPMPLFGNGDILSYEDANRAMQTGVSGIMIARGALIKPWIFTEVKEQRHWDISSNERFDILKDFTNYGLEHWGSDTQGVEKTRKFMLEWLSFLCRYIPAGLLEYLPQKINERPPYYMGRDYLETLMASQNVDDWIKISEMLLGPVPTNFTFLPKHKANSYR, from the exons ATGGAGGCGGCGGGAGCCGGCGTGGCGCCCATCAGAGCCCA GTATCTCACCTCGAAAGACCAGTTCCATGCTTATCTCAAAGCAAAAAGGGAATCCAGGAATCAGGAAAACAATCAAGATGATGTCCGGGAGGAAGATCCTAGTAGCAATGACCAGACAGAGCCTCCAGCAAAACAGATGAAGCTAGATGGTGGTGATCAAGTTAGGAAGCAAGGAAGCCAAGAGGAAGTTGtaaaagaggaggagaagaaaccCCAGGAACAGAAGAGAGCCAGAGGCCAGAATAAGAGTCGGCCATGTATGAAGCCAAATCACTATGAAAAGGACAGGCTGTGCCAATCAGTAATCCAG GAATGTGCAGAGAAGTGCTACTTTGGCTCCCAGT GCTTCCTGCATGATGTTGGGGAGTACATGGCTGCAAAGCCCTCAGACCTCGGGGATAGCTGCGTGCTCTTCAAGACCTTCGGAAAGTGCATTTATGGAGTCACATGCCGCTTTGCTAGGGCGCACCTGGGGGAGGACTACAGGAACATCATTAATGAGGACCTTGTAAAGCAGTGGGAAGGGAAACCACTGGTGAGAAACAGCCTCAGCAAAGAGCTCCAGCAGCGACTGCGCAAGAAAAAAGTTTGCTTTGACAAATCCAGTGAGTACCTTCGTCACTTGGGCAAGCCCAGCAGCACAGGCAATGCGGGAAACAAGGCAGCAGGCAACTCAATGGGGGAGAAAGGGATGACAAACTGCACAGCATCCAAAGGGAATGCCGAGGGCGTGGATGTCCTACCTCCTGGAGAGGAGGCACCAGAATGTCTTGCAGTGTCAGAGAAGGGAGAAGCTCCTGAATCAATGGTCCTGCAGAGTTCCTGCCTAGCGGATGCATCAAAGGATTCCACTCTCAAAACAATAGGCCCGGTGACCGATGAAGATGTTATAAAACTGCGGCTGTGTGAGAAAAAAAGA TTGGCTATCCAAGGCAAACTCTACCTGGCTCCCTTAACAACG TGTGGTAACCTCCCTTTCCGGAGAATATGCAAGCGTTTTGGAGCGGATGTCACCTGTGGAGAAATGGCTGTGTGCACAAACTTGCTCCAAGGCCAGTCATCTGAATGGGCTCTCTTGAAGCGACACTACACAGAAGATCTCTTTGGAGTGCAG CTGGAGGGAGCATTTCCAGACACTATGACCAGATGTGCAGAGCTTCTGAACCAGACCATTGAGATGGATTTTGTAGACATCAACGTTGGGTGCCCAATAGATCTGGTGTATAAGAAG GGGGGTGGATGTGCCTTAATGAACCGTTCCAACAAGTTTGAACAGATAGTCAGAGGAATGAATTCG GTACTGGATGTTCCTCTGACAGTGAAGATAAGGACTGGTGTGCAAGAAAAAGTCAACCTGGCTCATAAAGTAATCCCCAACATCCGGAGGTGGGGAGCTTCCATGGTCACG CTTCATGGCCGATCTAGAGAACAGCGTTACACAAAGGTTGCAGACTGGGAGTACATAGCAGAGTGTGCTAAATTAGCCAGCCCAATGCCTCTGTTTG GAAATGGAGATATCTTGTCCTACGAAGATGCTAATCGAGCCATGCAGACTGGAGTTTCAGGAATTATGATTGCAAG AGGGGCATTGATCAAACCTTGGATTTTCACTGAAGTTAAAGAACAGCGACACTGGGACATCTCTTCCAATGAAAGATTTGATATTCTCAAAGACTTCACCAATTATGGCCTTGAACACTGGGGTTCGGATACCCAAGGGGTGGAGAAAACCAGGAAGTTCATGCTGGAATGGCTGTCATTTTTGTGCAG GTATATTCCAGCTGGCTTATTGGAGTACCTACCTCAGAAAATCAATGAGCGGCCTCCTTACTACATGGGAAGAGACTATCTGGAGACCTTAATGGCAAGCCAAAACGTGGACGACTGGATTAAAATAAG TGAGATGCTTTTGGGGCCTGTACCTACAAACTTTACCTTCCTGCCTAAACACAAGGCAAATTCTTACAGATAG